A genomic region of Nostoc sp. UHCC 0702 contains the following coding sequences:
- a CDS encoding DNA-directed RNA polymerase subunit beta'': MTNENTVFRNRVVDKGQLRNLISWAFTHYGTARTAVMADKLKDLGFRYATKAGVSISVDDLMVPPSKRSLLEAAEEEIRATEARYQRGEITEVERFQKVIDTWNGTSEALKDEVVVHFKKTNPLNSVYMMAFSGARGNISQVRQLVGMRGLMADPQGEIIGLPIKTNFREGLTVTEYIISSYGARKGLVDTALRTADSGYLTRRLVDVSQDVIIREFDCGTSRGIPIRPMTEGAKTLIPLATRLMGRVIGEDVIHPTTKEVIAPRNTPVSDDLAIAIQKAGVKEVVVRSPLTCEAARSVCQHCYGWSLAHAKMVDLGEAVGIIAAQSIGEPGTQLTMRTFHTGGVFTGEVAQQVRSKADGTIRLPRKLRTRTHRTRHGEDALYVEANGIMILEPNKVGSQASANQEIHVTQGSTLYVVDGQQVKVGQLLAEVALGGRTTRANTEKAVKDVATDLAGEVQFSEVVPEQKTDRQGNTTTTAARGGLIWILSGEVYNLPPGAELVVKNGDAIASNGVLAETKLTTLHGGVVRLPEATPGKSTREIEIITASVVLDQATVTVQSGQGRNSYLVSTGDNQVFNLRATPGTKVQNGQVVAELIDDHYRTTTGGFLKFAGVEVQKKGKAKLGYEVVQGGTLLWIPEETHEVNKDISLLLVEDGQFVEAGTEVVKDIFCQTSGVVEVTQKNDILREVVIKPGELLMVDDPASVIGRDNTFVQPGEELQGAIATELRYIQYVESPEGPALLSRPVVEYAVPNHPNVPSTTSVSQQTGRSIELRAVQRLPYKDSERVKSVEGVELLRTQLVLEIDSEGEQDHSASPLAADIELVQDTEDPDVQRLQLVILESLVIRRDISADATQGSTQTSLEVQDGQTIAPGEVVARTQILSKEGGIVRGIQKGTEAVRRCLVLRHNDMITMNTSAQPKVKKGDLVVEGQEIAPGVFTEESGQVVEVKKAGGAGGAGGDSSSTSLVSSASYNITIRIGRPYRVSPGAVLQIEDGDLVQRGDNLVLLVFERSKTGDIIQGLPRIEELLEARKPKEACILTRRGGEVKVVYGDGDEAIAIKVVESNGVVTDYPLGPGQNLMVPDGAIVQVGEPLSDGPSNPHEILEIFFSLGSEDGVYACASHALQKVQTFLVNEVQLVYQSQGIDIADKHIEVIVRQMTNKVRIDDGGDTTMLPGELVELRQVEQVNEAMAITGGARAQYTPVLLGITKASLNTDSFISAASFQETTRVLTEAAIEGKSDWLRGLKENVIIGRLIPAGTGYNTYEEPGAIDEYAALESTSVLDEVDDPMDMVLDDRTARAYNLDSPSLGETGFGNRRVERSILDDDDELIADEVTDLVEEDEEEDDYEEDDEDDYDEE, from the coding sequence ATGACTAACGAAAATACAGTTTTTCGCAATCGCGTAGTTGATAAAGGTCAACTGAGAAATTTAATTTCCTGGGCGTTTACGCACTATGGCACAGCACGTACCGCAGTGATGGCGGACAAATTGAAAGATTTGGGATTTCGCTATGCGACAAAAGCAGGGGTTTCCATCAGTGTAGATGATTTGATGGTGCCACCAAGTAAGCGTAGTCTGCTAGAAGCAGCAGAAGAAGAAATTCGCGCTACAGAAGCCCGTTACCAACGGGGAGAAATCACCGAAGTAGAACGTTTCCAAAAAGTAATTGACACCTGGAACGGTACAAGTGAAGCCCTCAAAGACGAAGTAGTCGTCCACTTCAAAAAGACCAATCCCCTCAACTCTGTGTACATGATGGCATTCTCCGGCGCACGGGGTAACATTTCCCAGGTGCGGCAGTTAGTGGGGATGCGGGGACTAATGGCAGATCCCCAAGGGGAAATTATTGGTCTGCCCATTAAAACTAACTTCCGTGAAGGACTCACCGTCACAGAATATATTATCTCGTCTTATGGTGCGAGAAAAGGATTGGTAGATACCGCTTTACGGACGGCTGACTCTGGTTATCTCACCCGCCGTCTAGTGGACGTATCCCAGGATGTAATTATTCGGGAATTTGACTGTGGTACTAGCAGAGGTATTCCCATACGTCCAATGACAGAAGGTGCCAAAACCTTAATACCTCTGGCGACCCGCTTGATGGGACGGGTAATTGGTGAGGATGTAATACATCCGACGACAAAAGAAGTCATTGCACCACGTAATACTCCTGTTTCTGATGACTTAGCCATAGCAATTCAAAAAGCTGGGGTGAAGGAAGTCGTTGTGCGGAGTCCCCTGACTTGTGAAGCTGCACGTTCCGTCTGCCAACACTGCTATGGCTGGAGTTTAGCCCATGCCAAGATGGTAGATTTGGGTGAAGCTGTCGGGATTATTGCCGCCCAAAGTATCGGTGAACCTGGGACTCAGCTCACCATGCGGACATTCCACACTGGTGGTGTGTTTACAGGGGAAGTTGCCCAACAAGTGCGTTCCAAAGCAGATGGTACTATCCGTTTGCCACGGAAATTACGGACAAGAACACATCGCACTCGCCACGGGGAAGATGCTTTGTATGTTGAGGCCAACGGCATCATGATTTTGGAACCGAATAAAGTTGGTTCCCAAGCCTCAGCTAACCAGGAAATTCATGTTACCCAAGGTTCCACACTCTATGTAGTTGATGGACAACAGGTAAAAGTTGGTCAACTATTGGCAGAAGTTGCCCTTGGTGGACGGACAACTCGTGCCAATACAGAAAAAGCGGTGAAAGATGTTGCCACCGACTTGGCAGGGGAAGTGCAGTTTTCCGAAGTAGTTCCAGAACAAAAAACAGACCGTCAGGGCAATACCACAACCACAGCAGCGCGGGGTGGTTTGATTTGGATTTTGTCCGGGGAAGTTTATAACTTGCCGCCTGGTGCAGAATTGGTGGTGAAAAATGGTGATGCGATCGCCTCGAATGGGGTGTTGGCAGAAACCAAGTTAACTACTTTGCACGGTGGTGTGGTGCGCTTGCCAGAAGCTACTCCCGGTAAGAGTACCAGAGAAATTGAGATCATCACAGCTTCTGTGGTCTTAGACCAAGCAACAGTCACAGTTCAAAGTGGTCAAGGACGCAACAGCTACTTAGTCTCCACTGGTGACAACCAAGTATTTAACCTGCGAGCCACCCCAGGCACAAAAGTGCAAAATGGTCAAGTAGTAGCTGAGTTAATTGACGACCACTATCGCACAACCACTGGCGGATTCCTGAAATTTGCTGGCGTTGAAGTCCAGAAAAAAGGTAAAGCCAAACTCGGTTACGAAGTGGTGCAGGGAGGTACTCTGCTGTGGATTCCTGAAGAAACCCACGAAGTGAATAAAGATATCTCCTTGTTGTTGGTGGAAGACGGACAGTTTGTGGAAGCTGGCACCGAGGTAGTGAAGGATATCTTCTGCCAAACCAGTGGCGTGGTAGAAGTCACCCAGAAAAACGACATCTTGCGGGAAGTGGTGATTAAGCCAGGGGAACTACTGATGGTAGATGACCCAGCATCTGTGATTGGGCGAGATAACACCTTTGTGCAACCAGGTGAAGAATTACAAGGTGCGATCGCCACAGAATTGCGCTATATCCAATATGTGGAGTCTCCAGAAGGCCCAGCCTTGTTAAGTCGTCCAGTAGTAGAGTATGCCGTTCCCAACCACCCCAATGTGCCATCCACTACATCTGTAAGTCAACAAACAGGACGTTCCATTGAGTTGCGAGCAGTACAGCGACTACCTTACAAAGATTCTGAGCGCGTTAAGTCTGTAGAAGGTGTAGAACTGCTGCGAACTCAGTTGGTATTGGAAATTGACTCTGAAGGCGAACAAGACCATAGCGCTTCTCCCTTGGCAGCAGATATTGAATTGGTACAGGATACCGAAGATCCAGATGTGCAACGCTTGCAGTTGGTGATTTTGGAGTCCTTGGTCATTCGGCGTGATATTTCTGCTGATGCTACTCAAGGCAGTACCCAGACAAGTTTGGAAGTACAAGATGGGCAAACTATTGCTCCTGGGGAAGTGGTCGCACGTACCCAAATCTTGTCCAAAGAAGGCGGTATTGTGCGGGGTATCCAAAAAGGCACCGAAGCCGTGCGTCGCTGTTTGGTGTTGCGCCACAATGACATGATCACAATGAATACTAGCGCCCAGCCCAAGGTGAAAAAGGGCGACTTGGTGGTAGAAGGTCAAGAAATTGCTCCTGGGGTATTTACTGAAGAATCTGGGCAAGTTGTGGAAGTTAAGAAAGCAGGGGGAGCAGGGGGAGCAGGGGGAGATTCTTCCTCCACCTCCCTTGTCTCTTCTGCCTCTTACAACATTACTATCCGCATCGGTCGTCCCTACCGAGTCAGCCCTGGTGCAGTATTGCAGATAGAAGATGGCGATTTGGTGCAGCGTGGTGACAACTTGGTGTTGTTGGTGTTTGAACGTTCCAAAACTGGAGACATCATTCAAGGTTTGCCCCGGATTGAGGAACTCCTAGAAGCTCGGAAGCCAAAAGAGGCGTGTATTTTAACACGTCGAGGTGGAGAAGTCAAGGTTGTTTATGGAGATGGCGATGAAGCGATCGCCATTAAGGTCGTAGAATCCAACGGTGTAGTTACCGATTATCCTCTAGGGCCAGGACAAAACTTGATGGTGCCAGATGGGGCCATAGTGCAAGTGGGTGAACCGTTAAGCGATGGCCCATCCAACCCCCACGAGATTTTGGAAATCTTCTTTAGCTTGGGTTCTGAGGATGGAGTGTATGCTTGTGCTAGCCATGCCTTGCAGAAAGTACAGACATTCTTGGTGAATGAAGTGCAATTGGTGTATCAGTCTCAAGGGATTGATATTGCTGATAAACACATTGAAGTGATTGTGCGCCAGATGACCAACAAAGTCCGGATTGATGATGGTGGTGACACTACCATGCTTCCCGGCGAGTTGGTAGAATTGCGCCAAGTTGAGCAGGTAAACGAAGCAATGGCAATTACTGGCGGTGCTAGGGCACAGTATACCCCCGTATTGTTGGGGATTACCAAAGCATCGTTGAACACTGACAGCTTTATTTCTGCTGCATCTTTCCAAGAGACAACAAGGGTACTAACCGAAGCAGCTATTGAGGGTAAATCTGACTGGTTGCGCGGTTTGAAGGAAAACGTGATTATTGGGCGACTGATTCCGGCGGGTACTGGGTACAATACTTATGAAGAACCTGGTGCGATCGATGAGTATGCTGCCCTTGAAAGCACTAGCGTCTTGGATGAAGTTGATGATCCAATGGATATGGTCTTAGATGACCGCACAGCTCGCGCTTATAATTTAGATTCTCCTTCCCTTGGGGAAACTGGATTTGGCAACCGACGCGTCGAACGGTCAATTTTAGATGACGACGATGAGTTGATTGCTGATGAAGTCACCGACCTCGTAGAAGAAGATGAAGAAGAAGACGATTACGAGGAAGATGACGAAGATGATTACGATGAAGAATAA
- a CDS encoding DNA-directed RNA polymerase subunit gamma: protein MRPAQTNQFDYVKIGLASPERIRQWGERTLPNGQLVGEVTKPETINYRTLKPEMDGLFCERIFGPAKDWECHCGKYKRVRHRGIVCERCGVEVTESRVRRHRMGYIKLAAPVAHVWYLKGIPSYISILLDMPLRDVEQIVYFNSYVVLSPGNAETLTYKQLLSEDQWLEIEDQIYSEDSTLQGVEVGIGAEALLRLLADINLEQEAETLREEIGNAKGQKRAKLIKRLRVIDNFIATGSKPEWMVMAVIPVIPPDLRPMVQLDGGRFATSDLNDLYRRVINRNNRLARLQEILAPEIIVRNEKRMLQEAVDALIDNGRRGRTVVGANNRPLKSLSDIIEGKQGRFRQNLLGKRVDYSGRSVIVVGPKLKIHQCGLPREMAIELFQPFVINRLIRSGMVNNIKAAKKLISRNDPSVWDVLEEVIEGHPVMLNRAPTLHRLGIQAFEPILVEGRAIQLHPLVCPAFNADFDGDQMAVHVPLSLESQAEARLLMLASNNILSPATGKPIITPSQDMVLGAYYLTAENPDATKGAGKYFASLDDVIMAFQQEQIDLHAYIYVRFDGEVESDQPDTEPVEVHENGDGSRTLMYKYRRVREDAKGNFLSQYIRTTPGRVIYNKAIQEALAS, encoded by the coding sequence ATGAGACCAGCCCAAACTAATCAGTTTGACTATGTAAAAATCGGCTTGGCATCGCCAGAACGCATTCGGCAATGGGGTGAGCGAACACTGCCTAATGGTCAGCTAGTAGGTGAAGTCACCAAGCCAGAAACTATTAATTACCGAACTCTCAAGCCAGAGATGGACGGTTTATTTTGTGAGCGCATCTTTGGCCCGGCTAAAGACTGGGAATGCCACTGTGGCAAGTATAAAAGAGTGCGTCACAGAGGAATTGTTTGTGAGCGCTGTGGTGTAGAAGTCACCGAGTCGCGGGTGCGTCGCCACCGCATGGGATATATTAAACTTGCCGCTCCAGTGGCGCATGTTTGGTATCTCAAAGGTATTCCCAGCTATATTTCTATCCTGCTAGATATGCCCTTGCGGGATGTGGAGCAGATTGTTTATTTCAACTCTTATGTTGTCCTCAGCCCGGGGAATGCTGAAACTCTAACCTACAAGCAACTACTGAGTGAAGACCAGTGGTTGGAAATTGAAGACCAAATCTACAGTGAAGATTCTACTTTGCAAGGTGTAGAGGTAGGCATTGGTGCTGAAGCACTGCTGCGCTTGCTTGCTGATATTAATTTAGAGCAAGAGGCGGAAACCCTGCGAGAAGAAATTGGCAATGCCAAAGGGCAAAAACGGGCAAAACTGATTAAGCGCTTGCGGGTGATTGACAACTTTATCGCCACTGGTTCTAAACCAGAGTGGATGGTAATGGCAGTAATTCCCGTGATTCCCCCAGACTTGCGCCCAATGGTGCAGCTAGATGGTGGACGGTTTGCCACCAGCGATTTGAACGATTTGTATCGGCGGGTAATTAACCGCAATAATCGTTTAGCACGGCTGCAAGAAATTTTGGCACCAGAGATTATTGTGCGGAACGAAAAGCGGATGCTGCAAGAAGCAGTGGATGCTTTGATTGACAATGGTCGCCGGGGACGCACGGTAGTAGGTGCAAATAACCGACCCCTGAAGTCTTTGTCTGACATTATTGAAGGTAAGCAAGGACGTTTCCGACAAAACTTGTTGGGTAAACGAGTTGACTATTCTGGACGTTCTGTAATTGTGGTCGGCCCCAAGCTGAAGATTCACCAGTGTGGTTTACCTAGGGAAATGGCAATTGAGCTATTTCAACCGTTTGTGATTAATCGTTTGATTCGCAGCGGCATGGTGAACAACATCAAAGCAGCGAAAAAGCTGATATCCCGCAATGATCCCAGTGTTTGGGATGTACTGGAAGAGGTGATTGAAGGACACCCAGTCATGCTCAACCGTGCGCCGACACTGCACCGCTTGGGTATTCAGGCTTTTGAACCGATTTTGGTGGAAGGTAGAGCAATTCAACTGCATCCTTTGGTATGTCCGGCGTTTAACGCTGACTTTGACGGCGACCAAATGGCGGTACACGTTCCTCTGTCCTTGGAAAGTCAGGCTGAGGCGCGGTTATTAATGCTGGCTTCCAACAATATTTTGTCACCAGCTACAGGTAAACCGATTATCACGCCTAGCCAAGACATGGTGTTAGGGGCATATTACTTAACAGCAGAAAATCCCGATGCGACAAAAGGGGCTGGAAAGTATTTTGCTTCCCTAGACGATGTAATTATGGCTTTTCAGCAAGAGCAAATTGACTTGCACGCCTACATCTACGTGCGGTTTGACGGTGAAGTAGAATCTGACCAACCAGATACAGAACCCGTTGAGGTACATGAAAACGGTGATGGTAGCCGGACTTTAATGTATAAGTACCGCCGAGTTAGAGAAGACGCCAAGGGTAACTTTCTTTCTCAGTATATACGTACAACGCCTGGTCGTGTTATTTACAACAAAGCAATTCAAGAAGCACTAGCAAGTTAG
- the rpoB gene encoding DNA-directed RNA polymerase subunit beta has protein sequence MISENYIEPAFLLPDLIEIQRSSFRWFLEEGLIEELNSFSPITDYTGKLELHFLGHNYKLKEPKYSVEEAKRRDSTYAVQMYVPTRLLNKETGDIKEQEVFIGDLPLMTDRGTFIINGAERVIVNQIVRSPGVYYKSEIDKNGRRTYSASLIPNRGAWLKFETDRNDLVWVRIDKTRKLSAQVLLKALGLSDNEIFDALRHPEYFQKTIEKEGQFSEEEALMELYRKLRPGEPPTVLGGQQLLDSRFFDPKRYDLGRVGRYKLNKKLRLSVPDTMRVLTPNDILAAVDYLINLEYDIGSIDDIDHLGNRRVRSVGELLQNQVRVGLNRLERIIRERMTVSDAEVLTPASLVNPKPLVAAIKEFFGSSQLSQFMDQTNPLAELTHKRRLSALGPGGLTRERAGFAVRDIHPSHYGRICPIETPEGPNAGLIGSLATHARVNQYGFLETPFRPVENGRVLFDVQPVYMTADEEDDLRTATGDVPLDENGYIKGPQVPVRYRQDWATTTPEQVDYVAVSPVQIVSVATSMIPFLEHDDANRALMGSNMQRQAVPLLKPERPLVGTGLEAQGARDSGMVIVSRTDGDVTYVDATEIRVRPKANAPELKYYLSKYQRSNQDTCLNQKPLVRIGERVVAGQVLADGSSTEGGELALGQNIVVAYMPWEGYNYEDAILISERLVQDDVYTSIHIEKYEIEARQTKLGPEEITREIPNVGEDALRQLDEQGIIRIGAWVESGDILVGKVTPKGESDQPPEEKLLRAIFGEKARDVRDNSLRVPNGEKGRVVDVRLFTREQGDELPPGANMVVRVYVAQKRKIQVGDKMAGRHGNKGIISRILPAEDMPYLPDGSPVDIVLNPLGVPSRMNVGQVFECLLGWAGHTLGVRFKITPFDEMYGEESSRRIVHGKLQEARDETGRNWVYNPDDPGKIMVFDGRTGEPFDRPVTVGVAYMLKLVHLVDDKIHARSTGPYSLVTQQPLGGKAQQGGQRFGEMEVWALEAFGAAYTLQELLTVKSDDMQGRNEALNAIVKGKAIPRPGTPESFKVLMRELQSLGLDIAVHKVETQTDGSSLDVEVDLMADQATRRTPPRPTYESLSRESLEEDE, from the coding sequence ATGATTAGCGAAAATTATATTGAACCCGCCTTTTTGTTGCCCGACTTGATTGAAATCCAGCGTTCAAGTTTTCGCTGGTTTTTGGAAGAAGGGCTGATAGAAGAACTTAACTCCTTTAGTCCGATTACAGACTACACTGGCAAACTAGAATTGCACTTTTTAGGTCATAACTACAAACTAAAGGAACCAAAGTACAGCGTCGAAGAAGCCAAGCGACGGGATAGTACCTATGCTGTACAAATGTATGTACCCACACGCCTGTTGAATAAAGAAACAGGGGACATCAAAGAGCAAGAAGTATTTATCGGAGATTTGCCTTTGATGACCGATCGCGGCACGTTCATTATTAACGGAGCTGAGCGCGTCATTGTCAACCAAATCGTGCGATCGCCTGGAGTCTACTACAAATCAGAAATCGACAAAAACGGGCGGCGTACTTATTCAGCTAGCTTAATTCCCAACCGGGGAGCATGGCTGAAATTTGAAACAGACCGTAATGATTTGGTGTGGGTACGCATCGACAAAACCCGCAAACTCTCAGCCCAAGTACTTCTCAAAGCTCTAGGCTTATCAGACAACGAAATCTTTGACGCTTTACGCCACCCAGAGTACTTCCAAAAAACCATTGAAAAAGAAGGGCAATTCTCTGAAGAAGAAGCCCTGATGGAGTTGTATCGCAAACTGCGTCCTGGTGAACCGCCTACAGTATTGGGTGGGCAGCAGCTGTTAGACTCTCGTTTCTTTGATCCCAAACGTTACGACTTGGGTCGCGTTGGGCGGTATAAGCTCAATAAAAAACTGCGGTTGTCAGTGCCAGATACCATGCGCGTCCTGACTCCCAACGATATCTTAGCAGCAGTTGATTACTTAATCAACCTCGAATATGACATTGGTAGCATAGACGACATCGACCACTTGGGCAATCGTCGGGTGAGAAGCGTTGGCGAATTGCTGCAAAACCAAGTGCGGGTGGGGCTGAATCGCCTAGAGCGAATTATTCGGGAACGGATGACCGTATCTGATGCGGAAGTGCTGACCCCAGCTTCCTTGGTGAACCCTAAACCATTGGTAGCAGCAATTAAAGAATTCTTTGGTTCCAGCCAATTAAGTCAGTTCATGGATCAAACCAATCCCTTGGCAGAACTGACTCACAAACGCCGTCTTAGCGCCCTTGGCCCTGGTGGTTTAACTCGTGAACGCGCTGGTTTTGCCGTGCGAGATATTCATCCAAGTCACTACGGACGGATTTGTCCGATCGAGACACCAGAAGGCCCCAACGCTGGTTTGATTGGTTCCTTGGCAACCCATGCACGGGTGAACCAGTACGGCTTTTTGGAAACGCCATTTAGACCTGTGGAAAATGGGCGGGTGCTATTTGACGTACAGCCGGTGTACATGACAGCCGACGAAGAAGACGACCTGCGTACAGCTACTGGTGACGTGCCATTAGATGAAAATGGCTACATTAAAGGGCCGCAAGTGCCAGTGCGTTATCGCCAAGACTGGGCTACAACAACGCCTGAGCAAGTGGACTACGTAGCAGTATCTCCAGTGCAAATCGTCTCGGTTGCTACAAGCATGATTCCTTTCTTGGAACATGACGACGCTAACCGGGCACTGATGGGTTCCAACATGCAACGGCAAGCCGTACCTCTACTCAAACCAGAGCGTCCTCTGGTGGGTACTGGGTTAGAAGCACAAGGCGCAAGAGACTCAGGGATGGTAATTGTATCACGTACCGATGGTGATGTCACCTATGTTGATGCCACCGAAATTCGCGTGCGTCCCAAAGCTAATGCACCAGAACTTAAGTATTACCTTTCCAAATACCAACGTTCTAACCAAGATACCTGTCTCAACCAAAAACCCCTCGTCCGGATTGGTGAGCGTGTTGTCGCCGGGCAAGTACTAGCTGATGGTTCCTCTACCGAAGGTGGAGAATTGGCGCTGGGACAAAACATTGTCGTCGCTTATATGCCTTGGGAAGGCTATAACTACGAAGACGCAATTTTGATTTCAGAGCGACTAGTGCAGGATGATGTTTACACCTCAATTCACATTGAGAAATATGAAATTGAGGCGAGACAAACCAAGCTGGGGCCCGAAGAAATTACCAGAGAAATTCCCAACGTTGGGGAAGATGCTTTACGCCAACTTGACGAACAAGGAATCATTCGCATTGGTGCTTGGGTAGAATCTGGAGATATATTGGTAGGAAAAGTCACACCTAAAGGTGAATCTGACCAACCACCAGAAGAAAAACTGTTGCGTGCCATATTCGGGGAAAAGGCGCGGGATGTGCGGGATAATTCCCTGAGAGTACCGAACGGCGAAAAAGGGCGTGTAGTAGACGTGCGCTTATTTACCCGCGAACAAGGCGATGAACTGCCACCAGGCGCCAACATGGTAGTCCGGGTGTATGTCGCCCAGAAGCGGAAAATCCAAGTCGGCGACAAAATGGCAGGACGCCACGGCAATAAAGGAATTATTTCTCGGATATTGCCAGCGGAAGACATGCCTTATTTACCAGATGGTTCTCCAGTGGATATCGTACTCAATCCCTTGGGTGTGCCTAGCCGGATGAACGTCGGACAGGTATTTGAATGTCTTTTGGGTTGGGCTGGTCATACATTAGGAGTGCGGTTTAAGATCACTCCTTTTGACGAAATGTATGGTGAAGAGTCATCCCGGAGAATCGTGCATGGCAAATTGCAAGAAGCACGGGATGAAACAGGCAGAAATTGGGTGTACAACCCAGATGACCCTGGCAAAATCATGGTATTCGATGGTCGTACAGGCGAACCCTTTGACCGACCTGTCACCGTGGGTGTGGCTTACATGCTGAAGCTGGTGCATTTGGTGGATGACAAGATCCACGCTCGTTCCACAGGGCCGTACTCCTTGGTAACACAGCAACCCTTGGGTGGTAAAGCTCAACAAGGTGGTCAGCGATTTGGGGAAATGGAAGTGTGGGCATTGGAAGCCTTTGGTGCAGCTTACACCTTGCAGGAATTGCTGACAGTGAAATCTGACGATATGCAGGGGCGGAATGAAGCGTTAAATGCGATCGTCAAAGGTAAAGCAATTCCCCGACCAGGGACACCAGAATCCTTTAAGGTGTTGATGCGAGAACTGCAATCATTAGGTTTAGACATTGCCGTACACAAAGTAGAAACCCAAACAGACGGTAGTTCCTTAGATGTAGAAGTCGATTTGATGGCAGACCAAGCAACACGTCGCACACCACCCCGACCAACCTACGAATCTCTCTCCCGCGAATCATTGGAAGAAGACGAGTAG